A DNA window from Paenibacillus andongensis contains the following coding sequences:
- a CDS encoding C40 family peptidase — protein MKKQLLTLVLVPALIFGAVTIPLPKEASAASTGQIISSVSLRQSANENSTRIRYLKEGEKVTILSKVNSWWYKVKASDGREGYISTSAKYIQASGVTAPGDSDSNSGSGSSSGASTSVNVQKIIAAGKKYLGTPYEYGSSRDNTRTFDCSDFVRQAFLDGIGKKLPSDSRSQGNYVKSLGHAKTNWHDLKAGDLMFFMSYKGTSQSNYSGINKSTQTITHVAIYLGNGQILSTYSKDSGGVRIDSIENRHWEYRFLFGGSAL, from the coding sequence ATGAAAAAACAACTATTGACCCTCGTACTTGTTCCAGCCCTTATCTTTGGTGCTGTAACAATTCCTTTACCTAAAGAAGCTTCGGCCGCATCAACAGGTCAAATTATTAGCAGTGTCAGTCTTCGTCAAAGTGCAAATGAGAATTCTACGCGTATCCGGTACCTGAAGGAAGGCGAGAAAGTTACCATTCTGTCCAAAGTGAACAGTTGGTGGTATAAAGTAAAAGCTTCTGACGGCCGCGAGGGTTACATAAGCACAAGCGCCAAATACATACAAGCATCGGGTGTTACAGCGCCTGGGGATTCCGACTCGAATAGTGGTTCCGGTAGTAGTTCTGGAGCTTCAACAAGTGTAAATGTTCAAAAAATTATTGCAGCGGGTAAAAAGTATCTAGGCACGCCCTATGAATACGGATCAAGTCGTGATAATACAAGGACGTTTGATTGCTCTGATTTTGTCCGACAAGCTTTCTTGGACGGTATTGGAAAGAAGCTGCCAAGTGACTCTAGAAGCCAAGGGAATTATGTGAAATCTCTCGGGCATGCCAAAACAAATTGGCACGATCTGAAGGCTGGCGATCTCATGTTCTTCATGTCCTACAAAGGGACAAGCCAATCGAATTACAGCGGCATTAATAAGTCTACTCAGACCATCACACATGTGGCTATTTACTTAGGAAATGGACAAATCTTGTCGACATACTCCAAGGACAGCGGCGGTGTTCGGATTGATTCCATCGAGAATCGCCATTGGGAGTATCGTTTCTTATTTGGGGGCAGTGCGTTATAA
- a CDS encoding NUDIX domain-containing protein, whose translation MITLRMMSTALLWNSQNELLMMKRSLTRSLSPGLWAAIGGHLEPSELNNPRAACLREVWEETGIEHDEIQGLRMQYVLLRLNGQEIRQQFFYIGTTDVNPRIVTPEGDLHWIPKDQVLERPIPFIFRCLLEHYFSVGLTEHPWVGSAGIQLDTGEPTIHWNPLVDPLQT comes from the coding sequence ATGATTACATTACGCATGATGTCTACGGCTCTCCTATGGAACAGCCAGAATGAATTACTAATGATGAAACGCTCCTTAACGCGTTCACTATCACCAGGTTTATGGGCTGCTATTGGCGGTCACCTGGAGCCAAGTGAATTGAATAACCCGCGGGCAGCCTGTTTGCGCGAAGTGTGGGAGGAGACTGGCATTGAGCATGATGAAATCCAAGGGCTGCGCATGCAGTATGTTTTACTTCGATTGAATGGTCAAGAAATTCGCCAGCAATTTTTTTATATCGGAACGACAGATGTGAATCCGCGAATCGTTACACCCGAAGGGGATCTGCATTGGATTCCTAAAGATCAGGTGCTGGAGCGCCCAATCCCTTTTATTTTTCGATGTTTGCTTGAACATTATTTCAGCGTTGGCCTTACTGAGCACCCATGGGTAGGTTCGGCAGGCATTCAACTGGACACAGGTGAACCTACTATTCACTGGAACCCTTTAGTAGATCCCCTGCAGACTTAA
- a CDS encoding ACT domain-containing protein, with the protein MPESKEFLQTIKHTGPERYYLVREDILPEGVLKTAQAKELLARGEVKTIHDAVEQVGLSRSAFYKYKDGIHPLSKLERERIITISMDLEHRSGILSRVLALIANLDGNVLTIHQTIPLQGMANVVISVETSSMGEEIRQLLNRLQAQDGVKRAMVIGQGS; encoded by the coding sequence GTGCCGGAAAGCAAAGAGTTTTTACAAACGATCAAGCACACCGGTCCTGAGAGGTACTACTTAGTCCGGGAAGATATATTGCCAGAAGGAGTACTCAAGACAGCTCAGGCTAAGGAATTGCTTGCACGGGGAGAAGTGAAGACGATTCACGATGCCGTTGAACAAGTCGGGCTCAGCCGCAGCGCGTTCTATAAGTATAAGGATGGTATTCACCCTCTTAGCAAACTGGAACGAGAGCGCATTATCACAATATCCATGGATTTGGAGCATCGGTCCGGGATTCTGTCTCGTGTACTTGCTCTCATTGCTAATTTGGATGGGAATGTATTAACGATACATCAGACAATTCCTCTGCAGGGTATGGCGAATGTCGTCATTTCGGTAGAGACCTCCTCCATGGGGGAAGAGATTCGTCAATTGCTTAATCGACTTCAAGCGCAAGACGGGGTCAAGCGTGCCATGGTCATCGGTCAGGGCAGTTAA
- a CDS encoding homoserine dehydrogenase, with amino-acid sequence MKPIKVGLLGLGTVGTGVVRIIEGHQEDLQRQTGSSIEISKILVQDKSKLRNISVDADKLTEQVWDVIGDSEIDVVVEVMGGVAATKEHILTALGNGKHIVTANKDLMAMHGAEILAKAAEHGCDVFYEASVAGGIPIIRALVEGFSSDRITKIMGIVNGTTNYILTKMSQEGAAYADVLKEAQDLGYAEADPTSDVEGLDAARKMTILSTLGFHANVALSDVEAKGISKVSKEDILYGKKLGYEVKLLGIAENHDGHISVSVQPTMVKNSHPLASVNGVFNAVYVTGEAVGETMFYGAGAGELPTATSVVADLVAVVRNLRLGVNGRTVLAPYKEMKLKTDAQIASKNFILLHVEDKAGVLAQITQIFAQHEVSLESVFQHPNQTNPKAEIIIITHDANQASMKNVLRQFESMDVIHAIKSVYRVEG; translated from the coding sequence ATGAAACCCATTAAGGTTGGTTTGCTCGGATTAGGTACAGTAGGAACTGGTGTAGTCCGCATTATCGAAGGACATCAAGAGGATTTACAGCGTCAAACAGGCTCGTCCATTGAAATTTCAAAAATTTTGGTACAAGATAAATCAAAGCTTCGCAACATCTCCGTGGATGCAGATAAACTGACTGAACAAGTATGGGACGTTATCGGTGATAGTGAAATTGATGTTGTCGTTGAAGTTATGGGCGGAGTTGCTGCAACCAAAGAGCATATTTTAACTGCGCTAGGCAATGGCAAACACATCGTAACTGCGAATAAGGATCTTATGGCCATGCATGGCGCTGAAATCTTGGCAAAAGCAGCTGAACACGGCTGCGATGTATTTTACGAAGCTAGTGTTGCCGGCGGTATTCCGATCATTCGCGCACTCGTAGAGGGCTTCTCCTCGGACCGTATTACGAAGATTATGGGTATCGTGAACGGTACAACCAATTACATTTTGACTAAAATGAGTCAAGAAGGCGCTGCTTATGCCGATGTTTTGAAAGAAGCACAGGATCTTGGCTACGCAGAAGCAGACCCGACATCTGATGTTGAGGGGTTGGATGCAGCTCGTAAAATGACCATCTTATCAACACTTGGCTTCCACGCAAATGTCGCTCTGAGTGATGTTGAAGCGAAAGGCATTTCGAAAGTATCCAAAGAAGATATTCTATATGGCAAAAAATTAGGCTACGAAGTGAAATTGCTTGGAATTGCTGAAAATCATGATGGTCATATCTCTGTGAGTGTACAGCCTACTATGGTGAAAAACTCGCATCCGCTTGCTTCCGTTAATGGTGTATTTAATGCAGTGTATGTAACAGGTGAAGCAGTGGGCGAAACGATGTTCTACGGTGCTGGAGCAGGCGAGCTGCCTACAGCAACTTCTGTCGTAGCAGATTTGGTTGCCGTTGTGCGCAACTTAAGGCTGGGCGTGAATGGACGTACGGTGCTAGCGCCATACAAAGAAATGAAGCTGAAGACGGACGCACAGATTGCTTCCAAAAACTTTATTCTTCTGCATGTTGAAGATAAAGCAGGTGTACTTGCACAAATTACGCAAATTTTCGCTCAGCACGAAGTTAGTTTGGAGTCTGTGTTCCAGCATCCGAACCAGACCAATCCGAAGGCTGAAATTATTATTATCACACATGATGCGAACCAAGCCAGTATGAAAAATGTGCTGAGACAATTCGAATCTATGGATGTTATTCACGCCATCAAAAGCGTCTATCGCGTAGAAGGCTAA
- the thrB gene encoding homoserine kinase → MSYKAVKKVRVKVPASTANLGPGFDSLGMALNLYAWIDMAISNETTIHLIGDQMNGIPTDKSNLIYKVAQMVFEQAGVSHPELAISMYSDIPLTRGLGSSASAIVGALAGANALIGNKLTQYELFQIASRLEKHPDNVGASLFGGIVVAFWDGEKAESIRIEPDANLEVLVAIPAFQLATEKARSVMPKQVPMKDAVFNLSHSSLLVAALSTGNLGMIRHAMKDALHQPYRAELIPGMKTLLEQAENHGALGVALSGAGPTMLALVDARSGQKEELEAFLKGTLAKEGIEAETLWLKPSGEGVATVLLQEGDGDLLSLVEGEVLA, encoded by the coding sequence ATGAGTTATAAGGCAGTGAAAAAGGTAAGAGTGAAAGTGCCGGCAAGCACGGCAAACTTAGGTCCTGGCTTTGACTCACTGGGGATGGCCTTGAACTTATATGCTTGGATTGACATGGCGATTTCGAATGAAACGACGATTCACTTAATCGGCGATCAGATGAACGGAATTCCAACGGACAAGTCCAATTTAATTTATAAAGTCGCGCAGATGGTGTTTGAACAGGCGGGCGTATCTCACCCTGAGCTGGCCATTTCCATGTACAGCGATATTCCACTCACACGCGGTCTGGGGAGCAGCGCGTCAGCCATTGTTGGTGCGCTAGCCGGCGCCAATGCCCTAATCGGGAACAAGCTCACACAGTATGAGCTGTTCCAAATCGCGAGCCGTTTGGAGAAGCACCCGGACAATGTCGGGGCCAGCTTGTTCGGCGGGATCGTGGTTGCGTTCTGGGACGGAGAGAAAGCCGAATCTATACGAATTGAGCCGGACGCGAATTTGGAAGTGCTGGTGGCTATACCAGCGTTCCAGCTTGCTACAGAGAAGGCGAGAAGTGTCATGCCGAAGCAAGTACCCATGAAGGATGCGGTGTTCAACCTCAGCCATTCATCTTTGCTTGTTGCCGCGCTAAGCACAGGCAACCTGGGAATGATCCGTCATGCCATGAAGGACGCGCTGCATCAGCCTTACCGTGCAGAACTCATTCCGGGCATGAAGACGTTGCTTGAGCAAGCGGAGAATCATGGTGCGCTCGGGGTTGCACTCAGCGGAGCTGGACCGACGATGCTTGCGCTAGTGGATGCACGAAGCGGCCAGAAAGAGGAGCTGGAGGCATTCCTGAAGGGTACGCTTGCTAAGGAAGGGATTGAGGCGGAGACGCTTTGGTTAAAGCCGAGCGGAGAAGGCGTGGCGACCGTTCTGTTACAAGAAGGTGACGGGGATCTGTTATCCCTCGTTGAAGGGGAGGTTCTTGCATGA
- the pheA gene encoding prephenate dehydratase, producing MKRVAILGPSTFSEEATRHFLGEDFTYVSYKLISEVFNATASGETELGVIPIENTLEGSVHLHVDWLVHEVDLPIRAEWVFPIDMNLIGYPNPDGQTEASNPYGHIRKVLSHQVVPAQCSRFMKQYLSEAEFEQISTTAEGVRIVSTLQDPTVAAIGTAIASTNYGVPMLQREIQDHKDNMTRFLLVGTEASELKSSENMKTTILVTLPEDYPGALHQVLSAFAWRRINLSKIESKPTKKKLGNYYFYIDIVGSLDSVLLPSAIQEIEAIGCQVRILGCYPSYSYTS from the coding sequence ATGAAGCGGGTTGCCATCTTAGGACCAAGTACCTTTTCGGAAGAAGCCACCCGTCATTTTTTGGGTGAAGATTTTACTTACGTTTCATACAAGCTAATTTCAGAAGTGTTCAATGCAACAGCGTCAGGCGAAACGGAATTAGGAGTCATTCCCATTGAAAATACGCTTGAAGGTTCTGTTCATTTACATGTCGACTGGCTTGTTCATGAGGTTGATCTGCCCATTCGGGCAGAATGGGTTTTTCCCATTGATATGAATCTCATCGGGTATCCGAACCCTGACGGACAAACGGAAGCTTCGAACCCCTACGGACATATTCGCAAGGTGCTATCTCATCAAGTCGTCCCTGCACAGTGCAGTAGATTTATGAAGCAGTATTTGAGCGAAGCAGAGTTTGAGCAAATAAGCACCACGGCAGAGGGAGTACGTATTGTATCGACGCTGCAGGACCCTACCGTGGCTGCTATCGGAACGGCTATTGCATCTACAAATTATGGTGTTCCTATGCTGCAAAGAGAAATACAGGATCATAAAGACAACATGACCCGGTTTCTGCTTGTTGGTACCGAAGCGTCAGAGCTGAAGTCCTCGGAAAACATGAAAACAACCATTCTTGTCACGCTGCCAGAAGATTACCCGGGTGCGCTTCATCAGGTGCTCTCTGCCTTCGCTTGGCGCAGAATAAATCTTTCGAAGATTGAATCCAAGCCGACAAAGAAGAAACTTGGTAATTATTATTTCTATATCGATATTGTTGGTTCCCTGGATTCCGTTCTCCTGCCATCTGCCATTCAGGAGATTGAAGCGATTGGCTGTCAGGTACGAATTTTGGGTTGCTATCCGAGTTATTCATACACGAGTTAA
- a CDS encoding LysM peptidoglycan-binding domain-containing protein — translation MKIHIVKKGDTLYELAKKYQTTLDEVIALNPQIEQPDHLDIGMKVKIPSKPKPVGPPASDYVYKHVVEQGDSLWKLGKAWDVPLQEMIKANPQLKNPNVLMTGEIVYVPKMHHEHVGVTPLSVTKPSTVPFAQVPSAQQWPVADSHQQPFMPIAEEPISQTPPAPFVESMPQAEEPFVPSPMTSVPVIPAPEVGVIGLQTPYEQQAVHPFKQFHIKATEVFAYPGSEQQEVPEYPAFSPYQQSPYEQFPYHAEPTSYPMSQDGCGCGGQSMMEHPWTTFPAGYPTGTVESPWDGYQHGFPTVPGLFPPASPYDMQHTAHNPYDFQQAQAPFEMHHTGHNPYDPYGIPYAGAHYQAPYESPIMPQVHTHELAEETDTEEVVEIDIRSDKKADRSSSGSSSKKVKLSGTGALNAFLKRQQRASEKRDAKQNAPWINF, via the coding sequence TTGAAAATCCACATTGTCAAAAAGGGCGATACCCTGTACGAGCTTGCGAAAAAATATCAAACCACGTTGGACGAAGTGATCGCACTTAATCCGCAAATTGAACAACCGGACCATCTTGACATCGGGATGAAGGTGAAAATACCCTCCAAACCGAAACCAGTAGGTCCACCTGCTTCAGATTACGTTTATAAACACGTTGTGGAGCAAGGGGATAGCTTATGGAAACTGGGTAAGGCTTGGGATGTACCCCTTCAAGAGATGATTAAGGCGAATCCTCAACTGAAGAATCCTAATGTCCTAATGACGGGAGAAATTGTTTATGTGCCCAAGATGCATCATGAACATGTAGGAGTTACGCCTTTATCGGTGACTAAGCCATCGACAGTACCATTTGCTCAAGTCCCATCAGCTCAGCAGTGGCCTGTTGCAGATTCACATCAGCAACCATTTATGCCCATTGCAGAAGAACCGATAAGTCAAACGCCGCCTGCGCCATTTGTAGAATCAATGCCGCAGGCTGAGGAACCGTTTGTACCTTCGCCTATGACCTCTGTACCAGTCATTCCAGCACCTGAAGTTGGGGTTATAGGTCTCCAAACACCCTACGAGCAGCAAGCGGTCCATCCCTTCAAGCAGTTTCACATTAAAGCGACTGAGGTATTTGCCTATCCAGGTTCCGAGCAACAGGAGGTACCAGAATATCCGGCTTTTTCACCGTATCAGCAGTCTCCATATGAGCAATTTCCGTATCATGCAGAGCCAACCTCCTATCCAATGAGTCAAGATGGTTGTGGCTGCGGTGGCCAATCGATGATGGAACACCCATGGACGACATTCCCGGCGGGTTATCCAACCGGAACAGTAGAAAGTCCGTGGGATGGTTATCAGCATGGCTTCCCTACAGTTCCTGGGTTATTTCCACCAGCATCTCCTTATGACATGCAGCATACTGCACATAATCCGTATGACTTCCAGCAGGCGCAGGCTCCCTTTGAGATGCATCATACTGGGCATAATCCATATGATCCTTATGGGATTCCTTATGCTGGAGCTCATTATCAAGCTCCATATGAGTCACCTATTATGCCACAAGTCCACACGCATGAGCTTGCGGAAGAGACAGATACAGAAGAAGTTGTTGAAATTGACATCCGTTCCGATAAAAAAGCAGATAGGTCAAGCAGCGGCAGTTCTTCAAAAAAAGTGAAATTGTCAGGTACAGGAGCACTCAACGCTTTCTTGAAACGGCAGCAGAGAGCTTCTGAAAAGCGGGACGCCAAGCAAAACGCACCTTGGATTAACTTCTGA
- the sigW gene encoding RNA polymerase sigma factor SigW, translating into MNVAELQLIQLSRRGDRNAFVELVELYRNKIQKLAFRMLHNRPDSEDIVQETFIRVYLNLNHFDESQNFSTWIYRIGKNVAIDLLRKKRPVQSLDAELNDYDDDYSYYSKLASQDQSPEHVVLQTEVQEHMHTSINKLADKYRSIITLYYLEELSLQEISEKLNLPITTVKTRLHRGRELLRKKWGMNFVIGLMTFFTLGMIA; encoded by the coding sequence ATGAATGTGGCAGAACTTCAATTAATTCAATTATCCAGACGGGGCGACCGCAACGCTTTCGTGGAGCTAGTCGAGTTATACCGTAACAAAATACAGAAACTTGCTTTTCGTATGCTTCATAACAGACCAGATTCAGAGGACATTGTTCAAGAAACATTTATCCGTGTTTATTTGAACCTAAACCACTTTGATGAGAGTCAGAACTTCTCTACTTGGATTTATCGAATTGGTAAAAATGTCGCCATTGACTTGCTGCGCAAAAAAAGACCTGTTCAATCCTTAGATGCCGAGTTGAACGATTATGACGATGATTACAGCTATTACAGTAAGCTTGCAAGTCAAGATCAGTCGCCTGAGCACGTTGTTCTCCAAACAGAAGTTCAAGAGCATATGCATACATCCATTAATAAATTAGCTGACAAATATAGAAGTATCATTACGCTTTACTACCTGGAAGAGCTCTCCCTTCAGGAAATAAGCGAAAAACTGAACTTGCCGATTACAACAGTGAAAACTCGTTTACACCGCGGACGTGAATTGCTTCGCAAAAAATGGGGCATGAATTTCGTTATCGGTTTAATGACTTTTTTCACATTGGGTATGATTGCCTAA
- a CDS encoding BofC C-terminal domain-containing protein — protein MKRKLRWKRSWLTLGMFFAVVMVSYILYATGSLLSAGDSPGGAVRSTFAGLTPVDDQRLQEATATLKSITDSRQSYLLKTYVCGEERSQLGLQTPQELLKMQMKHPNWLLSIGANGEVTFTENIDDLSPACKEKAVFGIDGSSNLSLFNGTPAKDNVIRTFFQLNIKHLESSLPRETVEQLHEGIRVTDLEEYNSVLSTFSDYAMPPQEAERAMTSP, from the coding sequence TTGAAAAGAAAACTGCGCTGGAAACGTAGTTGGTTGACTTTAGGAATGTTCTTTGCTGTCGTTATGGTTAGCTATATATTATATGCAACTGGGAGCCTTCTAAGTGCTGGTGATAGCCCTGGTGGAGCAGTTAGATCGACCTTTGCCGGTCTTACACCGGTGGACGATCAACGTCTTCAAGAAGCGACGGCAACGCTGAAAAGTATAACGGACAGCAGGCAAAGCTATTTGCTTAAGACTTATGTTTGTGGCGAAGAGCGCAGTCAGTTGGGCCTGCAGACCCCTCAAGAATTATTGAAAATGCAAATGAAGCACCCAAACTGGTTGCTGAGCATAGGGGCGAATGGAGAGGTCACTTTTACCGAAAATATTGATGATTTATCGCCGGCATGCAAGGAAAAGGCGGTATTCGGCATTGACGGCAGCAGTAATCTGTCGCTATTTAATGGAACGCCAGCCAAGGATAATGTGATTCGAACATTTTTTCAATTGAATATTAAGCATTTAGAAAGCAGTCTTCCACGCGAAACGGTGGAGCAGCTCCATGAGGGGATCCGCGTCACTGATTTGGAGGAGTATAATAGCGTATTATCAACTTTCAGCGATTATGCCATGCCGCCTCAAGAGGCTGAACGGGCCATGACAAGTCCTTGA
- the ruvC gene encoding crossover junction endodeoxyribonuclease RuvC encodes MRILGIDPGIAIVGFGFIDKIGSKLIPVQYGSIQTEAHTDPGIRLKDVYDATTQLIEKYKPDAMSIEKLFFNRNVTTAFTVGQARGVMILAGVQAGLPIAEYTPLQVKQSVVGYGNAEKHQVQEMVKILLKLSQIPKPDDVADALAIAICHAHSSALQSRINEVGKR; translated from the coding sequence TTGCGTATTCTAGGTATTGATCCGGGGATCGCGATTGTTGGTTTTGGCTTTATTGATAAGATCGGAAGTAAGCTCATTCCTGTGCAGTATGGTTCAATTCAAACCGAAGCACATACGGATCCTGGGATCAGGCTGAAAGATGTCTATGATGCTACGACGCAATTAATAGAGAAATATAAACCGGACGCGATGTCGATAGAGAAATTGTTCTTTAATCGGAATGTGACGACGGCATTCACTGTAGGACAAGCGCGGGGGGTCATGATTCTTGCGGGTGTCCAGGCTGGGTTGCCAATTGCTGAATATACACCGCTTCAAGTCAAACAATCCGTAGTCGGCTACGGGAATGCCGAGAAACATCAAGTGCAGGAAATGGTCAAAATTTTACTTAAACTATCGCAAATACCTAAACCTGATGATGTGGCGGATGCGCTTGCGATTGCTATTTGTCATGCGCATTCTTCGGCTTTGCAATCTAGGATAAATGAGGTCGGGAAACGATGA
- the ruvA gene encoding Holliday junction branch migration protein RuvA has product MIDFLRGKVALRESDYAVLDVNGVGYRVFCPNPFALPHKEGEDVTMFIHYHVREDAHLLFGFISRDEQSLFRLLLDVTGIGPKVALGILAAGGRPEAVILAISQENLAFLTKLPGIGKKTAQRIILDLKDKLGSVSFSSPEAAVALSVVGSAQLSDGGHAWSEAKEALMTLGYTEAEADRAWLQVKPKANPSDSVDVLMKLALQALYTM; this is encoded by the coding sequence ATGATAGATTTCTTAAGAGGAAAAGTTGCGCTGCGTGAGAGCGACTATGCTGTGCTGGATGTGAATGGCGTAGGGTATCGTGTATTCTGCCCGAATCCCTTTGCGCTGCCGCATAAAGAAGGTGAAGACGTGACAATGTTCATTCATTATCATGTGCGTGAAGATGCTCACTTGCTATTCGGTTTTATTTCACGGGATGAGCAGTCTTTGTTCCGCTTATTGCTCGATGTAACGGGAATTGGCCCAAAGGTTGCGCTGGGGATTCTTGCTGCAGGTGGAAGACCAGAGGCTGTGATTCTGGCAATTAGCCAGGAGAATCTGGCCTTCTTAACCAAGCTTCCCGGCATCGGAAAGAAGACTGCGCAGCGGATTATTTTGGATCTGAAGGACAAATTGGGTTCGGTAAGCTTCTCAAGCCCGGAAGCTGCGGTAGCCTTAAGCGTGGTCGGATCGGCGCAGCTTAGCGACGGCGGTCATGCCTGGAGCGAAGCGAAGGAAGCGTTGATGACGCTTGGCTACACGGAAGCTGAAGCTGATCGTGCTTGGTTGCAAGTGAAGCCAAAAGCGAATCCGTCGGATTCTGTTGATGTGTTGATGAAGCTTGCGCTGCAAGCTTTGTATACGATGTAG
- the ruvB gene encoding Holliday junction branch migration DNA helicase RuvB has protein sequence MDNDRIISANLMMEDNTIEYSLRPRYLAEYIGQKQAKENLKIYIEAAKLRKEALDHVLLYGPPGLGKTTLSNIIANELGVNIRTTSGPAIERPGDLAAILTNLQEGDVLFIDEIHRLHRTVEEVLYPAMEDFALDIIIGKGPSARSVRLDLPAFTMIGATTRVGLLSAPLRDRFGVVSRLEFYTVEELTYIVSRTADILQVGIVGEAAREIGMRSRGTPRIANRLLKRVRDFAQVKGDGIITLDIAKEALKLIQVDDLGLDEIDHKMLRAIIQSFQGGPVGLETIAATIGEESQTIEDVYEPYLLQIGFLQRTPRGRMVTPQAYHHLGLPVPEQR, from the coding sequence ATGGACAATGACCGGATTATATCGGCTAATTTAATGATGGAGGACAACACGATTGAGTACAGCCTACGTCCTCGTTATTTGGCCGAATATATCGGCCAGAAGCAGGCGAAGGAGAACCTCAAAATCTATATAGAAGCTGCCAAGCTGCGTAAGGAAGCGCTTGATCATGTGCTGCTTTATGGACCGCCCGGGCTCGGCAAAACGACGCTGTCCAACATCATCGCCAACGAGCTTGGCGTGAATATCAGAACGACCTCCGGCCCTGCGATCGAGCGGCCGGGTGATTTGGCTGCCATCCTGACGAATTTACAGGAGGGCGATGTGCTCTTCATCGACGAAATTCACCGCCTCCACCGTACGGTGGAAGAGGTGTTGTATCCGGCGATGGAGGACTTTGCCCTTGATATTATCATCGGCAAGGGGCCGAGCGCGCGCTCGGTGCGTCTGGACTTGCCGGCGTTTACCATGATCGGCGCGACGACACGCGTCGGATTGCTTTCTGCGCCGCTGCGCGACCGTTTCGGGGTCGTCAGTCGGCTGGAGTTTTATACGGTGGAGGAGCTCACCTACATCGTCAGCCGAACGGCCGACATCCTGCAGGTCGGCATCGTCGGTGAAGCTGCGCGCGAGATCGGCATGCGCTCGCGGGGAACACCGCGAATCGCGAACCGCTTGCTGAAGCGGGTTCGCGACTTCGCGCAAGTGAAAGGCGATGGCATTATCACGCTGGACATCGCCAAAGAGGCACTCAAGCTCATTCAGGTCGATGACCTTGGACTTGATGAGATTGATCATAAGATGCTGCGCGCCATCATTCAAAGCTTCCAGGGCGGCCCAGTCGGGCTCGAAACGATTGCCGCCACCATCGGTGAAGAGAGTCAGACGATTGAAGACGTCTACGAGCCTTATTTGCTGCAAATTGGATTCTTGCAGCGTACCCCAAGAGGCCGGATGGTAACACCTCAGGCCTATCATCATTTAGGTTTACCGGTGCCGGAACAACGGTAA